The region TGATGCTCGGCCCGGCCATCGAGATCGCCTTACCGGCTCCGAGGAAGAGACCGGTACCGATGGCGCCACCAATGGCGATCATCTGGATCTGACGGTTTCCCAGACCTCGCTGATAGCCCTCTTCGGGGGCCTGCTCAGCTGCCTCGTTGCCGTCGTGTTGCTTGTCGACCTGCACAGAGGTCATGTGTGGTGCGCCTTTCTCCATACCGACCCGGTCTGTCCGGATCGGGTCCCGATCCCCCCGGATGGAGTTCCTGCACGCCGACGGTCGGCCGGCACAGCGCTCCCGCGGCGACAGGGGTGGCGTCGCTCACGGCAGGTCGTGAACATGTATCACGGCGTCTCGCGGATCGCCTAGGGATGGCGCAAAGCAAACCACACGGAAAAGGGGACAAGGCCCATGAAGTGCCGCAATTCACATGGCGGCAGTGACGCGATCGTTATCCGGATTTGAGCCTCCGCTGAGCGGACATCGCGGAAACAACCGGAGTGGTACGCCCGGATTTCAGCCCATTAGAGACTCGACAAGAGTCTCCTGGAGCCCGCCGAGCCACAGATATGCCATCACCATCGGCTTGCGCGGATCGCTGTCCGGGAGCCGCAGCAGCTCGCCGCCGTCCTCTTCATCGGTCACTTCAAGCCGTGTTCCGATGGCCAGCCTGAGGTCGTTGAGCGCCCCCAGCCACTGACGGCACTCACGGGGGTCGAGGCGGAGCATCGCGCTGTCGCCGGCGGGCGCCAGGGTGTCCAGCGCGCGGATCAGCGCCAGGGCGTCCTCGCGCTTGCGCGAGCGCAGGTCGTTCTCGGTGTAGCGGCGGAATTCGGCGGAGGCGGCGCGCACATCGTCGTCGGGGACGAGGTCGGGCCCGCCGTAGGCGTCGGGGAAGAGGCGGGCCAGCACCGGGTCGGCGGGCGGCTCGCTGGGGCCGTCGTTGAAGATCGACGCCAGCAGGTCGTCGCTCTCGTCCTCGCCGGTCTCCTCGCCCGGACCGATCAGCTCCATCAGCTGGACGGCGAGGCTGCGCAGGATGGAGATCTCGACCTCGTCGAGGGGTACGGCGGCGCCGCCGCCCGGCTGCGGCTCGAAGTGCCCGGTCATCGGCGGTCCTGCTGAAGCGTCGCCCACAGGCCGTAGCCGTGCATGGCCTGCACGTCGCGCTCCATTTCCTCGCGGCTGCCGCTGGAGACCACCGCGCGTCCCTTGTGATGGACGTCGAGCATCAACTGGTGCGCCTTGTCCTTGGAGTAGCCGAAGTACGACTGGAAGACATAGGAGACATAGCTCATGAGGTTGACCGGGTCGTTGTGGACGATCGTGACCCACGGGACGTCGGGTTCGGGGACCTCGAAGGGTGCCTCGCTCGACTCGGGGCGCTCGATCTCGACCGGGACACTGAGGGTGCAGCGATACGGCCGGAGCGTAATCGTGGGTGACGGGTGGGCGCTCACAGGCCCCATGCTGCCACCCGAGGGCGGGCGACGCACAAATGCCCCTTGCGCGGGCCGCGTCGGCGAGCCGCGCACGGCGGCCGCGGGCGCCCTTTTGTCGCTCCCGGAGCACTATCGTCAATGTGACGAGTACGAGAGGTAGCATCTCCCCCATGAACACAGCAGACCTGGGGCTGCCGGTGGCCGTGCCGTCGACTGCGCTCTTCACCGACCAGTACGAACTCACCATGCTGCAGGCAGCGTTGCGGTCCGGGACCGCGGAACGGCGCTCGGTCTTCGAGGTCTTCACCCGCCGGCTCCCCGAGGGCCGGCGCTACGGCGTGGTGGGCGGCACCGGCCGGGTGCTGGACGCGGTGGAGAACTTCCGCTTCGACGAGACGATCCTCGGCTTCCTGCGCGAACGCGCCATCCTCGACGAGCCGACGCTCCGGTGGCTGGCCGACTTCCGCTTCCGCGGCGACATCTGGGGCTACCCGGAGGGCGAGGTCTACTTCCCCGGCTCCCCGATCATGCGGGTCGAGGGCACCTTCGCCGAGGCGGTCCTCCTGGAGACGGTGATCCTCTCGATCCTCAACCACGACTCCGCGGTGGCGGCGGCCGCCTCCCGGATGTCGGTGGCGGCCGGCGCCCGCCCGCTGATGGAGATGGGCGCCCGGCGCACCCACGAGCTGTCGGCGGTGGCCGCGTCCCGCGCCGCCTACGTCGGCGGCTTCCACACCACGTCCGACCTGGCGGCCGGCTTCCGCTACAACATCCCCACCGTCGGCACCAGCGCCCACGCCTTCACCCTGCTGCACGACACCGAGCGGGACGCCTTCACCGCGCAGGTCGACAGCCTCGGCAGCGGCACCACCCTGCTCGTGGACACCTTCGACGTCACCGAGGCGGTGCGCACCGCCGTGGAGGTGGCCGGCCCCGGTCTCGGCGCCGTCCGGATCGACTCCGGCGATCTGCTGCTGATCGCCCACCGGGTGCGCCAGCAGCTGGACGAGCTGGGCGCCACCAAGACCAAGATCGTGGTGACCAGCGATCTCGACGAGTACGCCATCGCCTCGCTGGCCGCCGCGCCGGTGGACGCGTACGGCGTCGGCACCCAGCTGGTGACCGGCAGCGGGCACCCGACCTGCTCGATGGTCTACAAGCTGGTCGCCCGCGCCGACAGCGAGGAGCCCGGCGCCCCGCTGCGGCCGGTCGCGAAGAAGTCGATGGGCGCCAAGACCTCGATCGGCGGCCGCAAGTGGGCCGCGCGCCGGCTCGACGAGGACGGGGTGGCCGTGGCCGAGGTCATCGGCACCGGGCCGGTCCCGGCGGAGCTGGCCGACCGGCAGCTGGCGGTGCCGCTGGTGAGCGCCGGCGAGGTGGTGGCCCGGGAGCCGCTGGACGCCGCCCGCGAGCGGCACATCGCCGCCCGCGCCCGGCTGCCGCTGTCGGCGACCCAGCTCTCCCGCGGCGAGCCCGTCCTGTCGACCGAGTACGTCTGAGCGTCCACCGCGTACGTCCGGCCCGGCGCCACGGCCCGTGAGCGGGGTGCCGGGCGGCGGCCGGGGCGGGCCGCCCGGCATCCACCGCGCTGCCGGGCTCCGCACCACTCCCGCAATCCCCCTCCAGTGGCTACCCTCGGTCACACCACCGTTCCGCGCCCCTCCCCTCGATTCCCAGCCGGAAGGCACGCACCATGCACCGGGCATTGATCGTCGTTGATGTGCAGAACGACTTCTGCGAGGGCGGCAGCCTCGCGGTGGCGGGGGGTGCGGATGTCGCGGCGGCCATCACCGATCTGATCGGCCAGGCGGCCGGCGGCTGCTACCGATACGTCGTGGCCACCCGCGACCACCACATCGATCCCGGTGACCACTTCTCCGACGCCCCGGACTACGAGCACTCCTGGCCGGTGCACTGCGTGGCCGGCACGGAAGGCAGCGGCTTCCACCCCAATTTCGCGCCGGCGATCGCCTCCGGCGCCATCGACGCCGTCTTCGACAAGGGCTCCCACACCGGTGCCTACAGCGGTTTCGAGGGCGCGGACGAGAACGGCACCCCGCTCGAGGACTGGCTGCGCGCGCACCGCGTCAGCGAGGTCGACGTGGTGGGCATCGCCACCGACCACTGCGTACGCGCCACCGCCCTGGACGCGGTCCGCGCCGGGCTGCGCACCCATGTCCTGCTGGACCTGACCGCCGGTGTGGCCGCGCACACCACCGAGCGGGCGCTGGAGGAGCTGCGGGCGGCCGGCGCCGAGCTGACCGGCAAGCCGGTGGTCCTCGGCGGCTAGGACGTGTCCTGTGGATCGGGCCGGGGCCGATCCGAAGGACACGCCCTGGAGCCGCCCGCGGGGCCCTCAGGCGGCCGATGCGGGGCGTTCGTCGTCCCCGTCCGGGTCCTCCCCGCCGACCGGGAACGCCGGATTGCGCAGCAGCGCCCGTATCGGATGCCACGACTCGGTGTCGTCCTCCGGGGCCTCGCGCCAGACCAGGCCGTCCGGATGGTGCAGCACGGCCGTGATCTCGTCGGGTGTGGGCGGCTCGGAGTTGCCGCGCAGGTAGACGGCCCGCAGCCCGAGATTGCGCAGCCTGGTCAGGGCGCGCTGGCGGTTCACGGCATGGACCAGGACCCGCACCCGGCAACCGCAGTCGTACAGGCCGGCCGGCGCCCCGTGGGGCGGTCTGGGCAGCGAGAGGGCGACCACCACGCTTCCGCCAGGAAGCCTGATGAAACCGCCACCGGACATCGTCATATCTCCCCCGTGAGACTTCGCGTCAACAAGGAACTGTAGAACGCATCTAAACGCGAATCGGCCGCCGCCCGCTAGGGGGCGACGGCCGAATAGCCTCTGACCTGCGATTTTACCTTTTACTTACCGGCGCGGCCGACCCGGAGCGTCACCGTGGAGCCGTCGCGGGCCTCCTTGGTGATCTTGATCTGGGTGTTGGTGTCAGGGACGATCACACCACCGGTCGGGTTCGTCTTGTCGTAGTAGACGCCGTGCCGGTCGTCGAAGAGCGTGACGCCCTTCTTCGAGGTGATCTTGACCTGCTTGCCGTCCCGGTGGAGGGTCAGCGCGTCGGTCGGGAACCGCGTGAAGGTCGAGTCGTAGGACTGGAAGCGGTTGCGCATCAGCTTGCCGTCGGCCCAGTGCTCGGCCTTGGGGTGCGCGTCGACCGGCAGGATCTGCCCGTAGCCGGGGTGCTGGCCGACGTTGTTGTCCGGCTGCGAGGTGTCCCACAGCCAGATCAGCACGCCGTTCTGGTACGGGAAGTGCTCCACCCAGCTCGGCTTGGCGGTGGTCCAGCCGAAGTTGTACGGGCCGACCTTGAGGGTCTTGTCGTACGACACGTACTGGCGGTTCTCGGCGATGTAGTACTGCGGGTAGTCCTTGGTGAAGGACGCGCCGATGCGCGAGAAGCCCTTGCTGGTCCAGCCGTTGTCGCCGCCCTCGGCGTTGTCGCTGAACAGCGCCTGGCCATCGGCGGTGACGCCGATGCTGTCGGCCGCGAAGCCCTTCTGCGCCGCGCCGCCGTCGGTCTGGTAGCGGAAGCGGAGGTCGATCTTCTTGCCCGCGTAGGCGTCCAGCGGGTAGACGAGGTCCTGGTAGGAGGCGACGGTGCCGGTCAGGGCGGGCTTGTCGCTGCCGTCGCGCGGAATGGCCTTGCCGCCCGCGGTGCCGTCCAGGGCCGTCCAGTTGTTGCCACCGTCGGTCGAGACCTCGGCGTAGAGGTAGTCGTAGTCCTTCTCGATGTCCCACCAGCCCTTGAGGCCCAGGGACGCCTTGGACTTGCCGGTGAGGTCCACCTGCCGGGACAGGGTGTTCTTCAGGTCGTTGCCCATGTCGCTCCACCACTGGTGGGAGCCCTCCGCGGGCGCGACGATGTCGGTCTTGACCTGCTTGGCGGGCAGCTCGACGACCACTGCCTGCTTGTTCTTGGTGTTGTACTCGGCGACGCCCAGCTTGTGGGTGGACTTCTTCGCGGCCTTCGCCTTGCCGTAGTTGAGCCAGCCCAGCTGCAGCTTGTCCCAGGCGCTCATGTCGCCGGGCAGGTTGCCGATGTCGTCCTTGCCGGTGCCGAGCCAGGAGCCGCCCGACATCAACGACCAGAAGTCCACCGAGGATTCGCCGGTGCCGCTGGTGTCGTACTCGTCCGGCAGGCCCAGGTCATGGCCGTACTCGTGGGCGAAGACGCCGAGCCCGCCGTTCTCCGGCTGCATGGTGTAGTCGCCGACCCAGATGCCGGTGTCGCCGATCTGGGTGCCGCCCGCCTTGTTGGCGCCCGGACCGGTCTTGCCGGCGTCGGTGCCGTAGGCGTACCAGCGGTGCGCCCAGATGGCATTGGTCTTCTGGACACCGCCGCCCGCGGACTCGTCCTCGCCGGCGTGCACGATCTGGAAGTGGTCGATGTAGCCGTCGGGCTCGTTGAAGTTGCCGTCGCCGTCGTGGTCGTAGCGGTCCCACTGGTCGTACTTGGCGAGGTCGGCCTTGATCTGGGCGTCGGTGCGGCCCTTGGCCTTCTGGTCCTTGGCCCACTGGTTCACGCCGTCGCGGATCAGGTCCCAGGCGCTGGCGCAGTTGGTCTGGCCGCAGTAGTTGGAGCCGTACCGGGCCTCGTTGTAGTCGACCTTGACCCAGTCGGAGACCTCGCCCTGGACCGAGTAGCGGCCCGAGGACTGCTTCTCGTAGTACTTGGCCAGCGACTGCTTCTTCTTGTCGTGCGAGAAGTAGAGGTCCTGGAAGTGCTTCTGGTTGAAGTCCTTCTGCCAGGCCGTGCTGTTGTCCTTGGCACGGTCCGGCTCGGCTATCTTGTTGTGCGCCGGGCCGGGGTCGCCGCCGAACTTCTTCACCGGCGGCTTGGGGCCGTCGCCGTCCGGGTCGTACATCGTGGTGTCGTCGACCTTGTCGCCGAAGTCCACGAGGACGGTGAAGATCTTGTCGGTCTTCTGCCGGGCGAGCTCGACGTACTTGCTCCTGCCGAGCTTGACGACCTTGGAGCCGTCCCGGTCGGTCGCCTTGGCGTCACCGGAGATGACCTGCTGGAGCGCTTCCTTGCGCTCGGCCGCCTGCTGGTCGCTGTAGGGGCCCTTGAGGTCGTGGTCCACGGTCCGCTCGGGGGCCGGGTCATGGCGCCTGGCAACGGGCGACGGTCCCTGGGCGTCGGCCGCGGCCACCCCCGAAGACAAAGCGGCCGCCCCGATCGCGGCAATCGCCGTGGCCAGGGCGGCCGATCTGAACACCGTTCTGTTGTCTCTCACTTG is a window of Streptomyces caniferus DNA encoding:
- a CDS encoding isochorismatase family protein, with translation MHRALIVVDVQNDFCEGGSLAVAGGADVAAAITDLIGQAAGGCYRYVVATRDHHIDPGDHFSDAPDYEHSWPVHCVAGTEGSGFHPNFAPAIASGAIDAVFDKGSHTGAYSGFEGADENGTPLEDWLRAHRVSEVDVVGIATDHCVRATALDAVRAGLRTHVLLDLTAGVAAHTTERALEELRAAGAELTGKPVVLGG
- a CDS encoding immune inhibitor A domain-containing protein → MRDNRTVFRSAALATAIAAIGAAALSSGVAAADAQGPSPVARRHDPAPERTVDHDLKGPYSDQQAAERKEALQQVISGDAKATDRDGSKVVKLGRSKYVELARQKTDKIFTVLVDFGDKVDDTTMYDPDGDGPKPPVKKFGGDPGPAHNKIAEPDRAKDNSTAWQKDFNQKHFQDLYFSHDKKKQSLAKYYEKQSSGRYSVQGEVSDWVKVDYNEARYGSNYCGQTNCASAWDLIRDGVNQWAKDQKAKGRTDAQIKADLAKYDQWDRYDHDGDGNFNEPDGYIDHFQIVHAGEDESAGGGVQKTNAIWAHRWYAYGTDAGKTGPGANKAGGTQIGDTGIWVGDYTMQPENGGLGVFAHEYGHDLGLPDEYDTSGTGESSVDFWSLMSGGSWLGTGKDDIGNLPGDMSAWDKLQLGWLNYGKAKAAKKSTHKLGVAEYNTKNKQAVVVELPAKQVKTDIVAPAEGSHQWWSDMGNDLKNTLSRQVDLTGKSKASLGLKGWWDIEKDYDYLYAEVSTDGGNNWTALDGTAGGKAIPRDGSDKPALTGTVASYQDLVYPLDAYAGKKIDLRFRYQTDGGAAQKGFAADSIGVTADGQALFSDNAEGGDNGWTSKGFSRIGASFTKDYPQYYIAENRQYVSYDKTLKVGPYNFGWTTAKPSWVEHFPYQNGVLIWLWDTSQPDNNVGQHPGYGQILPVDAHPKAEHWADGKLMRNRFQSYDSTFTRFPTDALTLHRDGKQVKITSKKGVTLFDDRHGVYYDKTNPTGGVIVPDTNTQIKITKEARDGSTVTLRVGRAGK
- a CDS encoding DUF2017 domain-containing protein, with protein sequence MTGHFEPQPGGGAAVPLDEVEISILRSLAVQLMELIGPGEETGEDESDDLLASIFNDGPSEPPADPVLARLFPDAYGGPDLVPDDDVRAASAEFRRYTENDLRSRKREDALALIRALDTLAPAGDSAMLRLDPRECRQWLGALNDLRLAIGTRLEVTDEEDGGELLRLPDSDPRKPMVMAYLWLGGLQETLVESLMG
- the clpS gene encoding ATP-dependent Clp protease adapter ClpS, which translates into the protein MSAHPSPTITLRPYRCTLSVPVEIERPESSEAPFEVPEPDVPWVTIVHNDPVNLMSYVSYVFQSYFGYSKDKAHQLMLDVHHKGRAVVSSGSREEMERDVQAMHGYGLWATLQQDRR
- a CDS encoding nicotinate phosphoribosyltransferase, which codes for MNTADLGLPVAVPSTALFTDQYELTMLQAALRSGTAERRSVFEVFTRRLPEGRRYGVVGGTGRVLDAVENFRFDETILGFLRERAILDEPTLRWLADFRFRGDIWGYPEGEVYFPGSPIMRVEGTFAEAVLLETVILSILNHDSAVAAAASRMSVAAGARPLMEMGARRTHELSAVAASRAAYVGGFHTTSDLAAGFRYNIPTVGTSAHAFTLLHDTERDAFTAQVDSLGSGTTLLVDTFDVTEAVRTAVEVAGPGLGAVRIDSGDLLLIAHRVRQQLDELGATKTKIVVTSDLDEYAIASLAAAPVDAYGVGTQLVTGSGHPTCSMVYKLVARADSEEPGAPLRPVAKKSMGAKTSIGGRKWAARRLDEDGVAVAEVIGTGPVPAELADRQLAVPLVSAGEVVAREPLDAARERHIAARARLPLSATQLSRGEPVLSTEYV